In Phragmitibacter flavus, a single genomic region encodes these proteins:
- the leuB gene encoding 3-isopropylmalate dehydrogenase: MSSPYKIAVLAGDGIGPEVMAQARHVLAKISEKFGPSFEFTEQLVGGAAIDAVGKALPAETLAACEASDAILFGSVGGPKWETLPPNEQPERGALLPLRKHFGLFANLRPSICYPSLTHASPVKEELIAGGFDVLCVRELTGGLYFGQPKFRGEKDGEMTAIDTMIYKKSEIVRIAHVAFKAAQGRRKQLTSIDKANVLENGILWRATVEEVAKDYPDVKLSHLYVDNAAMQLIKQPRSFDVVLCENLFGDILSDEMAMITGSLGMLASASLGQAKGDGLYFGLFEPSGGSAPDIAGKGIANPIAQILSTALLLRFSLGLEKEAAAIEAAVRKVIDDGLRTGDIYSGAEGTRKVNTAEIGSAIVAAI; the protein is encoded by the coding sequence ATGAGTTCCCCTTACAAGATCGCAGTCCTCGCCGGTGATGGCATCGGCCCCGAAGTGATGGCCCAGGCACGCCACGTCCTCGCCAAAATCAGCGAAAAATTCGGTCCCAGCTTTGAATTCACCGAACAACTCGTCGGCGGAGCCGCCATTGATGCCGTGGGCAAAGCCCTCCCTGCCGAGACTCTCGCCGCCTGCGAAGCCAGCGACGCCATTCTCTTCGGCAGCGTCGGCGGCCCAAAATGGGAAACCCTTCCCCCCAATGAACAACCCGAACGCGGTGCCCTCCTCCCCCTCCGCAAACACTTCGGACTGTTCGCCAACCTTCGCCCGAGCATTTGCTACCCCAGCCTCACCCACGCTTCTCCCGTAAAAGAGGAGCTCATCGCGGGCGGCTTCGATGTGCTCTGTGTTCGCGAACTGACCGGCGGCCTCTACTTCGGCCAGCCCAAGTTCCGTGGCGAAAAAGATGGTGAAATGACCGCCATCGACACCATGATCTACAAAAAGAGCGAGATTGTGCGCATCGCCCATGTCGCCTTCAAGGCCGCTCAAGGCCGTCGCAAACAACTCACCTCCATCGACAAGGCAAACGTTCTTGAAAACGGCATCCTCTGGCGCGCCACGGTTGAAGAAGTCGCCAAGGACTATCCCGACGTGAAACTCAGCCACCTCTACGTCGACAACGCCGCCATGCAGCTCATCAAACAGCCCCGCAGCTTCGACGTGGTCCTCTGCGAAAACCTTTTCGGCGACATTCTGTCGGACGAAATGGCCATGATCACCGGCAGCCTTGGCATGCTTGCCAGCGCCAGCCTCGGTCAGGCCAAAGGCGACGGACTCTACTTCGGCCTCTTCGAACCCTCCGGCGGATCCGCCCCCGACATCGCGGGAAAAGGCATCGCCAACCCGATTGCGCAAATCCTCTCAACCGCCCTTCTGCTGCGTTTCTCCCTCGGACTCGAAAAAGAAGCCGCTGCCATCGAAGCCGCCGTTCGCAAGGTCATCGATGACGGCCTCCGCACCGGCGACATCTACAGCGGCGCTGAAGGCACCCGCAAAGTCAACACCGCCGAAATCGGCAGTGCCATCGTCGCGGCCATTTGA
- a CDS encoding MDR family NADPH-dependent oxidoreductase yields MRLVIHQSGVPSEVVFLEEFEAGEPQGHEVRVRMLYAPINPADLNFIEGTYGKAPNFPAVPGVEGCGRVESVGEAVESLEVGDLVIPLSAWGSWTTTMVLAENQFAKLPKDFDEVQAAMLRVNPTTAWRLLHEYRLLEQGDWVVQNAGNSGVGRAVIQIAKSQGFRTISFVRRQELIAELKALGGDAVFLDDAEGVRLALELVGEEKVRLALNAVGGDSALRLMEVVSVSGAVVTYGAMSRRSLKVPNKYLIFKDLEIRGCWLSRWMDHASSAEIAEVMQPLVAMVMKGDLLQPVERVFEVGEYREALARAQESGRAGKVLLKF; encoded by the coding sequence ATGCGTCTTGTAATTCATCAAAGTGGGGTGCCGTCGGAGGTGGTTTTTTTGGAGGAGTTTGAAGCGGGGGAGCCGCAGGGGCATGAGGTCCGGGTAAGAATGTTGTATGCGCCGATCAATCCGGCGGATTTGAATTTCATCGAGGGGACCTATGGAAAGGCACCGAATTTTCCGGCCGTGCCAGGTGTTGAGGGTTGTGGACGGGTGGAATCGGTTGGGGAGGCGGTGGAATCTCTGGAGGTGGGGGATTTGGTGATTCCGTTGTCGGCCTGGGGTTCGTGGACGACGACGATGGTGCTGGCCGAGAATCAGTTCGCGAAATTGCCCAAAGATTTTGATGAGGTGCAGGCGGCGATGCTACGGGTGAATCCGACGACAGCATGGCGGTTGTTGCATGAATATCGACTGCTGGAACAGGGTGACTGGGTGGTGCAGAATGCGGGGAATTCCGGGGTGGGCAGGGCGGTGATTCAAATTGCGAAGTCGCAGGGGTTTCGAACGATCAGTTTTGTGCGGCGGCAGGAGTTGATTGCCGAATTGAAGGCGTTGGGCGGTGACGCGGTGTTTTTGGATGATGCGGAAGGAGTTCGGTTGGCGTTGGAGCTGGTGGGCGAGGAAAAAGTGCGATTGGCTCTGAACGCGGTGGGCGGTGACAGTGCGTTGCGGTTGATGGAGGTGGTGTCGGTGTCGGGAGCGGTGGTGACGTATGGGGCGATGAGTCGTCGAAGTTTGAAAGTCCCCAATAAGTATTTGATTTTCAAGGACTTGGAGATCCGGGGCTGCTGGTTGAGCCGGTGGATGGATCATGCGAGTTCGGCGGAGATTGCGGAGGTGATGCAGCCGCTGGTGGCGATGGTCATGAAGGGGGATTTGCTGCAGCCGGTGGAGCGGGTGTTTGAGGTGGGTGAGTATCGGGAAGCATTGGCGAGGGCGCAGGAGTCGGGCCGGGCAGGGAAGGTATTACTGAAGTTTTAA
- a CDS encoding Sec-independent protein translocase subunit TatA/TatB, with amino-acid sequence MNHPFLAIGPLGTTEMIIIAVLILVLFGAKKLPSFARSLGKSMGEFKKAREEFEHELTTAQDEAARPVTKAPEQQRIPTTTDA; translated from the coding sequence ATGAACCACCCTTTCCTCGCCATCGGTCCTCTCGGCACCACGGAAATGATCATCATCGCAGTGTTGATCCTTGTGCTGTTTGGTGCCAAAAAACTTCCTTCTTTTGCCCGCAGTCTCGGGAAGAGCATGGGGGAATTCAAGAAAGCTCGTGAAGAGTTTGAGCATGAATTGACTACTGCTCAGGACGAAGCTGCCCGCCCTGTGACAAAAGCTCCTGAGCAGCAGCGCATTCCTACGACGACGGACGCGTAA